In Ornithinibacter aureus, the genomic stretch AGGGCATCTGGCAACCCGGCCACCACCTCGGCCGAGAGGGACAGCGGGTCGCCCGCCACGGCATACCGACTGCTCGTGCGCACGGCATCCACCGAGGCCGACCCGCAGACCCCGCACGCGCTGGTCATGCCCTGCGTGCGCTCACGCGGGGCGCGGTGCAGCACGGCTCCCGGCGCCAGCGTGACGTCGACGACGTTGAAGGTGGGGGAGCCGCTCTCATCGAGATCGGTGCAGTGCATGAGCGTCGCGACCTCGTCGGCGCCGTGGAGCAGGCCCTCGGTGAGCAGGTGCCCGATCGCGAGGTCGAAGTCGTCCCCGGGGGTGCGCATCGTCGTCGTCAGCGAGATGCCGTCGACCCGGATCTCCAGCGGTTCCTCGACGGCGACGGTGTCGGTGCGCTCGACCCGAGCACCGCTGACGACGTCCAGTCGTGTCCGTCGAACGCGCGTCGTCACCCGGCCCATGGGCGTCATCCAAACACACGAACACCGCGGTGTTACGGGGTGCGGAACGGTGGCAGCGCTGCACACCTGACCGGGCCTACCGTCAGCGGCATGGACACCAACCCTGAGATCGGCCTGTCGATCGACGTCGACGGCATCACGACGAACTACCACCGGGCGGGCAGCGGCCCCGTCGTTCTGCTCGTCCACGGCTCGGGCCCGGGGGTGTCCGCGTGGGTGAACTGGCGGCTGACGATCCCGGCCCTGGCCGAGCACTTCACGGTCATCGCCCCCGACATCGTCGGCTTCGGCTTCACCGACCGTCCCGAGGGGTTCGACTACTCCCTGGACACGTGGAGGGCCCACCTGCTCGGCTTCGCCGACGCCCTCGGGCTCGACCGCTTCTCGATCGTCGGCAACAGCTTCGGCGGCGCGCTGGCCCTGTCGATGGCCGCCCACCAACCCGAGCGGGTCGACCGACTCGTGCTCATGGGTGCCGCCGGGGTGCCCTTCCCCATCACCGACGGTCTCGACCGGGTCTGGGGCTACGAGCCGTCGCTGGAGACGATGCGTGGGCTGCTCGACGTGTTCGCGCACGACCCGGCCTTCGCCACCGACGAGCTCGCGGCGCTGCGGTACGAGGCCTCGGTGCGGCCGGGCTTCCAGGAGTCCTTCGCCGCGATGTTCCCCGCGCCGCGGCAACGCTGGGTCGACGCCCTCGCCACCCCGGATGACGTCATCGCGGCCCTGCCCCACCGCGCCCTGGTCGTCCACGGCCGCGACGACCAGGTCATCCCGCTCGCCAACGCCCACCACCTGCTCGAGCTCATCGACGACAGCCAGCTGCACGTCTTCGGCCGCTGCGGGCACTGGACCCAGATCGAACACGCCGCCGAGTTCAAC encodes the following:
- the fdhD gene encoding formate dehydrogenase accessory sulfurtransferase FdhD, whose protein sequence is MGRVTTRVRRTRLDVVSGARVERTDTVAVEEPLEIRVDGISLTTTMRTPGDDFDLAIGHLLTEGLLHGADEVATLMHCTDLDESGSPTFNVVDVTLAPGAVLHRAPRERTQGMTSACGVCGSASVDAVRTSSRYAVAGDPLSLSAEVVAGLPDALRRQQPVFDRTGGVHAAGLATASGDLVHVREDVGRHNAVDKVVGAAARVGSLPLAGHVLVVSARASFEIIQKASVVGIPAVVAVGAPTSLAVDLAVDRGITLVAFTRHPSMSVYSRPDRLA
- a CDS encoding alpha/beta fold hydrolase, with amino-acid sequence MDTNPEIGLSIDVDGITTNYHRAGSGPVVLLVHGSGPGVSAWVNWRLTIPALAEHFTVIAPDIVGFGFTDRPEGFDYSLDTWRAHLLGFADALGLDRFSIVGNSFGGALALSMAAHQPERVDRLVLMGAAGVPFPITDGLDRVWGYEPSLETMRGLLDVFAHDPAFATDELAALRYEASVRPGFQESFAAMFPAPRQRWVDALATPDDVIAALPHRALVVHGRDDQVIPLANAHHLLELIDDSQLHVFGRCGHWTQIEHAAEFNALVARFLR